The following coding sequences lie in one Alosa sapidissima isolate fAloSap1 chromosome 15, fAloSap1.pri, whole genome shotgun sequence genomic window:
- the gemin4 gene encoding gem-associated protein 4, which yields MFQEPWLKGDMAAVLQGGFLLADKLCQAGSLSAAKKEEWSTVGRPVIDSIKELLCGQVQSEHAEEINKRKKILCILWSKLLEKEREKDVEISWKENALFSILNQLPDINRTVLFEVVKSMDFYKIYVELLLCLQPPDLCLEVEHLVQYVTTDTTSEDALLLLEVWRGLWRGSWGGTETFDSVFADQFTEAPSPAPKRAKLDPDTSSQGVMFHLFSAVREMKDDINSSDLCCFALSNCLDSIYTSYLLGHQVERSAHKKLERLSVEVALAKHHNKTERFDLVKVIREAQKDIAAVETPSKVKPAGLTFTKAMQTALCLLHVWEEKGLLKVTEKCDQSRNALGLRNSIHRMLQSLDQCSGLETEEGESGNELKNALKKISENMLQNEPTKRSLEMASIAMVIIDHRLAGYQQFVPLFVADLSWSLNGNEWISCLERNKTAFQQRELVMKLVSILIAKCQTDEDIQHCRRLKDLVVDLFCELPTSDKNNTLVDMINLSKKGLHGHLPQALTVGFSEELNLAFNCIIQGGAQSNSDLAVSAIARVAFQNPEATLHQCCHLAVVNLGAHIHLSKILKCLSGLGAQPSDKESGKTGGSLLCRCLQKTVKDKLASSQEQENFLQFLGALMEPSGDSGRSFVPLQEAFHTFIFPYLSSPSSHHYSLEMCLKLLHSALVLEPQDGSSHWVMDCSPFPLLYCLCQLLSESCRCWEVTSDAVHVSMESKEVLTSILNRLGEVVGEEVAAAPSTWSRAIFWLYSKVEALDWTVRFHLKALWRDHFKNEVPSSLLEVCDLPEQEWSGIKLVQYGQGTGLLAWLECCSLSDAIQKIMLDSLSLDQLSPDTVSMFSKGLLLTLSQTLPWCTLGEWARVMRAVKHLLTSGRLHVPYSLEYAEFLPLLDLRAFACELRLSVLLLRVLQLLCGASCADWLPPPGWAHVGRLYASTIRETLDVLKAKLPPSSSPSSDPKPGGEVCSQEVLFVLTQLFCHVMHVHVMMPCQSEPLFLCALEILTLYEATLAAHPKSCTSLEGDNTRHFLKTITDNLDNEHMKSILLQKITQL from the exons ATGTTTCAAG AACCTTGGCTGAAGGGGGACATGGCTGCAGTGCTTCAGGGTGGATTCTTACTGGCAGATAAGCTCTGTCAGGCAGGATCACTTTCTGCTGCAAAAAAGGAAGAATGGAGCACGGTTGGCCGTCCAGTAATTGATTCTATAAAAGAGCTGCTCTGTGGACAAGTGCAAAGTGAGCATGCAGAGGAGATCAATAAGAGGAAGAAGATTCTTTGCATCTTATGGAGTAAGCttttggagaaagagagggaaaaggatGTGGAGATAAGCTGGAAGGAAAATGCACTATTTTCTATCCTTAACCAGCTCCCTGACATCAACCGCACAGTGCTGTTTGAGGTGGTGAAATCAATGGACTTCTACAAAATATATGTGGAGTTGCTTTTGTGTCTTCAACCTCCTGACTTATGTCTAGAGGTGGAGCATCTGGTCCAGTATGTCACCACTGATACGACTTCTGAGGATGCCCTGCTCCTGCTGGAGGTGTGGAGGGGGCTTTGGAGGGGCAGCTGGGGAGGCACAGAGACCTTTGACAGTGTCTTTGCAGACCAGTTTACAGAGGCACCATCTCCAGCCCCCAAAAGAGCTAAGCTTGACCCAGATACCTCAAGCCAAGGTGTGATGTTCCATCTCTTTAGTGCTGTGAGGGAAATGAAAGATGACATCAATTCGTCGGATTTATGCTGCTTTGCTCTCTCCAATTGCCTTGACTCAATATATACATCATACCTGTTGGGCCATCAGGTGGAACGCTCTGCTCATAAGAAACTTGAGAGGCTTTCAGTGGAGGTTGCTCTCGCAAAACATCATAACAAAACAGAGAGATTTGACCTGGTTAAGGTAATTCGCGAAGCACAGAAAGACATCGCTGCTGTTGAGACTCCTTCAAAGGTTAAGCCAGCTGGACTCACCTTTACAAAAGCTATGCAGACGGCTCTTTGCCTTCTACATGTTTGGGAGGAGAAAGGATTGCTGAAAGTGACAGAGAAATGTGACCAAAGCAGGAATGCACTAGGTCTGAGGAACAGCATCCATCGAATGCTTCAGTCCTTGGATCAGTGTTCTGGGCTGGAGACTGAAGAAGGAGAAAGTGGAAATGaactcaagaatgccttgaaaAAAATATCAGAGAATATGCTGCAAAATGAACCAACAAAGAGGTCTCTTGAAATGGCTTCCATTGCTATGGTTATCATTGACCATCGTTTGGCGGGGTATCAGCAGTTTGTCCCTTTATTTGTTGCTGATTTGAGCTGGTCTCTCAATGGAAATGAGTGGATCAGCTGCCTTGAGAGAAATAAAACTGCATTTCAACAAAGGGAACTTGTCATGAAGTTGGTTTCCATTCTCATTGCCAAATGCCAAACTGACGAGGACATTCAGCATTGCAGAAGACTCAAAGATCTTGTTGTTGACCTCTTCTGTGAACTCCCTACATCAGACAAGAACAACACACTAGTTGACATGATCAACCTTTCTAAGAAGGGGCTGCATGGACATCTACCACAGGCACTAACCGTAGGATTTAGTGAGGAGCTTAATTTAGCATTCAACTGCATTATCCAGGGAGGAGCACAAAGTAACTCTGACTTGGCTGTGTCTGCCATTGCTCGTGTTGCCTTTCAAAACCCAGAGGCCACTTTACATCAGTGCTGCCACCTAGCTGTGGTGAACCTGGGAGCTCACATTCATCTTAGCAAAATTCTAAAGTGCCTCTCTGGACTGGGCGCTCAGCCAAGCGACAAGGAGAGTGGGAAGACTGGTGGAAGCTTGTTGTGCCGCTGTCTGCAGAAAACTGTAAAAGACAAACTGGCCTCTTCTCAGGAGCAGGAGAATTTCCTCCAGTTCCTGGGTGCCCTGATGGAACCCTCTGGTGACTCTGGGAGGAGTTTTGTTCCACTTCAGGAGGCATTCCACACCTTCATCTTTCCTTACCTTTCCTCCCCATCGTCACACCACTACAGCCTGGAGATGTGTTTGAAGCTGCTGCATTCTGCTCTGGTTCTGGAACCCCAGGATGGCTCCTCTCACTGGGTGATGGACTGCTCCCCTTTTCCCCTTCTTTATTGTCTGTGTCAGCTATTGAGCGAGAGTTGCAGGTGTTGGGAGGTGACCTCAGACGCTGTACATGTATCCATGGAGTCTAAAGAAGTTCTGACCTCCATTCTGAACCGACTGGGTGAGGTGGTCGGTGAGGAAGTTGCTGCAGCACCAAGTACCTGGTCCCGAGCAATCTTCTGGCTTTATAGTAAAGTGGAGGCACTAGATTGGACTGTGCGTTTTCATCTGAAAGCATTATGGAGAGATCACTTTAAGAACGAGGTGCCAAGTTCACTGCTAGAAGTGTGCGACTTGCCGGAACAGGAGTGGTCTGGCATTAAGTTGGTTCAGTATGGGCAGGGCACAGGACTGTTGGCATGGCTGGAGTGCTGTTCTCTATCTGATGCGATTCAGAAAATCATGCTAGACTCCCTGTCCCTAGATCAGCTCTCACCGGACACTGTCAGCATGTTTAGTAAAGGCTTGCTACTGACTCTCTCACAGACCCTTCCATGGTGCACTCTGGGCGAGTGGGCCAGGGTCATGCGAGCAGTGAAACATCTCCTTACCTCCGGCCGACTCCACGTGCCTTACTCTCTGGAGTACGCAGAGTTCCTGCCCCTGCTGGACCTGCGGGCGTTCGCCTGCGAGCTGCGCCTATCGGTGCTCCTGCTGCGAGTGCTCCAGCTGCTCTGCGGTGCCAGCTGTGCTGATTGGCTCCCTCCTCCTGGCTGGGCCCACGTGGGCCGGCTGTACGCCAGCACCATCCGAGAGACGCTGGACGTGCTCAAGGCCAAACTCCCACCCAGCAGCTCACCCTCAAGTGACCCGAAGCCTGGGGGTGAGGTGTGCAGCCAGGAGGTGCTGTTTGTCCTGACCCAGCTGTTCTGCCACGTGATGCACGTGCACGTGATG